In Geobacter anodireducens, a genomic segment contains:
- a CDS encoding 2Fe-2S ferredoxin, whose product MVFVAKVSEIPDFGKKVVTVNGQDILLVKAKGQVYACETECPHQGAPLSGALVKDAEHLSCQRHGYRFNLKTGACREFPEYSLKIYPSQVVGEDVMVEI is encoded by the coding sequence ATGGTATTCGTTGCCAAGGTTTCCGAAATCCCCGATTTCGGGAAGAAAGTTGTCACCGTCAATGGACAGGATATCCTCCTCGTGAAGGCCAAGGGCCAGGTCTATGCCTGCGAGACCGAGTGCCCCCACCAGGGCGCTCCCCTTTCCGGGGCGCTGGTGAAAGATGCGGAGCACCTCTCCTGCCAGCGCCACGGGTATCGCTTCAATCTGAAAACCGGCGCCTGCAGGGAGTTCCCCGAGTATTCCCTCAAGATTTATCCGTCCCAGGTCGTGGGCGAGGATGTCATGGTGGAAATCTGA
- a CDS encoding 50S ribosomal protein L21 produces the protein MYAVIRTGGKQYKVSEGDFLKVEKLEGAVGDTVELKDVLMVGGETVAIGTPLVPSASVVGRIVDQGKDKKILVFKSKRRKNFRKMYGHRQPRTVLKIEKINA, from the coding sequence ATGTACGCGGTAATCAGAACCGGAGGGAAGCAATACAAAGTTTCCGAAGGCGACTTTCTGAAAGTCGAAAAGCTTGAGGGAGCGGTGGGTGACACCGTCGAGCTCAAGGACGTCCTCATGGTTGGCGGCGAAACGGTAGCGATCGGAACACCGTTAGTGCCCAGCGCCTCTGTCGTCGGCAGGATCGTCGATCAGGGCAAGGACAAGAAGATCCTGGTCTTCAAGTCGAAGCGGCGCAAAAATTTCCGTAAAATGTACGGGCATCGTCAGCCCCGAACCGTTCTCAAAATCGAGAAGATCAACGCGTAG
- a CDS encoding 50S ribosomal protein L27 yields the protein MAHKKGVGSTRNGRDSESKRLGCKKFGGETVKAGNIIYRQRGTQIHPGTNVGCGKDYTLFALIDGVVKFERLGRDRKKVSVYPAN from the coding sequence ATGGCACACAAGAAAGGCGTCGGCTCCACACGGAACGGACGCGATTCGGAATCAAAACGACTCGGCTGCAAGAAGTTCGGCGGCGAAACCGTCAAGGCGGGCAATATCATCTACCGTCAGCGCGGCACCCAGATCCATCCCGGCACCAATGTCGGTTGCGGCAAGGACTACACTCTCTTCGCACTGATCGACGGCGTGGTGAAGTTCGAGCGGCTGGGGCGCGACCGGAAGAAGGTTTCCGTCTATCCCGCCAACTGA
- a CDS encoding GTPase ObgE, producing the protein MQFIDEVKIHVQSGHGGAGCVSFRREKFIPFGGPNGGDGGRGGDVIFRVDPNLSTLLDLRYRPHLKAGSGKNGMGKDRHGAGGEDLVIPVPPGTIIKDAETGEILADLVAAGEEIVLLKGGRGGQGNARFATSTNRAPKFAQPGEPEEERWLRLELKLLADVGLLGFPNVGKSSFITRVSAARPKIADYPFTTLKPNLGVVPYKNYRSFVIADIPGIIEGASEGAGLGHRFLKHVERTTVLLHVLDLSWMPDRDPVREYEALNRELALFSPELADKRQIVVVNKMDLPAVRENLPAVLPWFRERGLAVFPLSAATGEGIPPLLDEIARSLWGRDGEEW; encoded by the coding sequence ATGCAGTTTATCGATGAGGTAAAAATACACGTTCAGTCGGGCCATGGCGGCGCCGGCTGCGTCTCCTTCCGCCGGGAAAAGTTCATTCCCTTCGGCGGCCCCAACGGCGGCGACGGCGGTCGGGGCGGCGACGTCATCTTCCGGGTCGACCCGAACCTGTCCACCCTGCTGGATCTGCGCTACCGGCCTCACCTGAAGGCCGGCTCGGGCAAAAACGGCATGGGCAAGGACCGCCATGGCGCTGGCGGTGAGGACCTGGTCATTCCTGTTCCGCCGGGTACCATCATCAAGGATGCGGAGACCGGCGAGATCCTGGCCGACCTGGTGGCGGCCGGCGAGGAAATCGTCCTGCTCAAGGGGGGCCGGGGCGGCCAGGGGAACGCACGGTTCGCCACGTCCACCAACCGGGCGCCGAAGTTTGCCCAGCCGGGCGAGCCCGAGGAAGAGCGCTGGCTGCGGCTGGAGCTGAAACTCCTGGCCGATGTGGGACTCCTGGGGTTCCCCAACGTGGGGAAATCCTCATTCATAACCCGCGTTTCAGCAGCCCGGCCCAAGATCGCCGATTACCCGTTCACCACCCTTAAGCCGAACCTGGGGGTGGTTCCCTACAAGAACTACCGTTCCTTTGTCATCGCCGACATCCCGGGGATCATCGAAGGGGCCTCCGAAGGGGCGGGGCTCGGCCACCGCTTCCTCAAGCACGTTGAGCGGACCACGGTGCTGCTCCACGTGCTCGACCTCTCGTGGATGCCCGACCGGGACCCCGTCCGCGAGTACGAGGCCCTTAACCGGGAGTTGGCCCTCTTCAGTCCCGAGCTGGCCGACAAGCGCCAGATCGTGGTGGTCAACAAGATGGATCTCCCTGCGGTGAGAGAGAATCTGCCCGCGGTGCTCCCCTGGTTCCGGGAGCGGGGCCTTGCGGTCTTTCCCCTCTCCGCCGCCACCGGCGAGGGGATTCCCCCTCTGCTCGACGAAATCGCCCGCTCCCTCTGGGGCAGGGACGGGGAGGAGTGGTAG
- a CDS encoding glutamate 5-kinase (catalyzes the formation of glutamate 5-phosphate from glutamate in proline biosynthesis), producing MRSGILAKVKRIVIKIGSGVLTCGDNGLNKPLMGSIAAQVAELRASGRQVIIVSSGAVAAGRKELGIDGRPRSIPQKQAAAAIGQSRLMHAYEEAFDPFGHKVAQILLTRDDLAHRGRFLNARATLDTLLSFGVIPIINENDTVVFDEIKFGDNDSLSALVTNLAEANLLVILTDIDGFYEADPRTTPDARLIPLVRQITREMERAAGGSGSTVGTGGMVTKLAAAKKAGQFGVPTLMLNGRKPSLLAEAFAGREVGTLFLPGKESLNRRKHWIAHTLRPSGRIIVDDGARTVLARQGKSLLPSGVVRVEGKFDRGACVRVCGSDGTEIARGLVDYSHDEIIRILGHRSGEIEAILGYKYGDEIIHRDNLVVL from the coding sequence ATGCGTAGCGGAATCCTTGCCAAGGTCAAGCGGATCGTCATCAAGATCGGCAGCGGGGTCCTCACCTGCGGCGACAACGGGCTCAACAAGCCCCTCATGGGCAGCATCGCCGCCCAGGTGGCCGAGTTGCGCGCCAGCGGCCGCCAGGTGATCATCGTCTCCTCGGGCGCCGTGGCCGCGGGGCGGAAAGAGCTCGGCATCGACGGCAGGCCCCGGAGCATCCCCCAGAAGCAGGCGGCGGCGGCCATCGGCCAGTCGCGCCTCATGCACGCCTACGAGGAGGCCTTCGACCCCTTCGGGCACAAGGTGGCCCAGATCCTCCTGACCCGCGACGACCTGGCCCACCGGGGACGGTTTCTCAACGCCCGGGCTACCCTCGACACCCTGCTCTCCTTCGGGGTGATCCCGATCATCAACGAAAACGACACCGTGGTCTTCGACGAGATCAAGTTCGGCGACAACGACAGCCTCTCCGCCCTGGTCACCAACCTGGCCGAGGCCAATCTGCTGGTGATCCTGACCGACATCGACGGCTTCTACGAGGCCGATCCCCGCACCACTCCCGACGCGCGGCTCATTCCCCTGGTCCGGCAGATCACCCGGGAGATGGAGCGGGCCGCCGGCGGCAGCGGCTCCACCGTCGGCACGGGCGGGATGGTGACCAAGCTGGCCGCGGCCAAGAAGGCCGGCCAGTTCGGGGTGCCGACGCTCATGCTCAACGGCAGGAAGCCGTCCCTGCTGGCGGAGGCTTTTGCCGGCCGCGAGGTGGGGACCCTGTTCCTCCCCGGCAAGGAAAGCCTCAACCGGCGCAAGCACTGGATCGCCCACACCCTGCGGCCATCGGGGAGGATCATCGTGGACGACGGCGCCCGCACGGTTCTTGCCCGTCAGGGGAAAAGCCTGTTGCCGTCGGGGGTGGTGCGGGTCGAGGGGAAGTTCGACCGGGGCGCCTGTGTCCGGGTCTGCGGCAGCGACGGTACCGAGATCGCCCGGGGGCTCGTGGACTATTCCCATGACGAGATCATCCGTATCCTCGGCCATCGCAGCGGCGAGATCGAGGCAATCCTCGGTTACAAGTACGGGGACGAGATCATCCACCGGGACAATCTCGTTGTGCTGTAG
- a CDS encoding ribonuclease G (involved in the processing of the 5'end of 16S rRNA) produces the protein MANELVINTSSHETRIALIENGTIAELYIERSREKGIVGNIYKGRVVRVLPGMQAAFVDIGLEKAAFLYVADVFDAMEEFETFMEVNGEESDSERQVLHPLHPIEELLQEGQEILVQVSKEPIGTKGARITSHVSLPGRHLVYMPTVDHVGVSRRIEDESERERLKEIVGRAKPAGGGFIVRTAAEGKTEDDLVADMNYLTKLWEEVVRRNEKAHAPCPIHADLDVTQKVIRDILTESVSRIVVDSRHEHDKIVQFISTFMPKMKYSMELYDDEEPIFDHFGLEVEISRALGRKVWLKSGGYIIIEQTEALTAIDVNTGRFVGKHNLEDTILKTNLEAVKEIAYQLRLRNIGGIIIIDFIDMEKEVNREKVFTALEEAMKTDKSKTNILKISDLGLVEMTRKRVRESIGRMMCEPCPYCEGRGYVKSKTTICHEIFRELRREMLDIRGSKAMLTVHPQVADLLYDEERRGLEELEKKFKKRITVRAKPGFHQEQFEIAIS, from the coding sequence ATGGCCAATGAACTGGTGATCAACACCTCGTCCCACGAAACCCGCATCGCTCTCATCGAGAACGGCACCATTGCCGAGCTCTACATCGAGCGGAGCCGCGAAAAGGGGATCGTCGGCAACATTTACAAGGGAAGGGTCGTGCGCGTCCTGCCCGGCATGCAGGCGGCCTTCGTCGACATCGGCCTGGAGAAGGCGGCCTTTCTCTACGTGGCCGACGTCTTCGACGCCATGGAAGAGTTCGAGACCTTCATGGAGGTGAACGGCGAGGAGAGCGACAGCGAACGGCAGGTCCTCCACCCCCTCCACCCCATTGAGGAGCTCCTCCAGGAAGGGCAGGAGATTCTGGTGCAGGTGTCCAAGGAGCCCATCGGCACCAAGGGGGCACGCATCACCTCGCATGTGTCGCTGCCGGGCCGCCACCTGGTCTACATGCCGACGGTGGACCACGTGGGAGTGTCCCGGCGGATCGAGGACGAGTCGGAGCGCGAGCGGCTCAAGGAGATCGTGGGCCGGGCAAAGCCGGCCGGGGGAGGATTCATCGTCCGGACCGCCGCCGAAGGGAAGACCGAGGACGATCTGGTTGCGGACATGAACTACCTGACGAAGCTCTGGGAAGAGGTCGTCAGGCGCAACGAGAAGGCCCACGCCCCCTGCCCCATCCACGCCGATCTGGATGTGACCCAGAAGGTCATCCGTGACATCCTTACCGAAAGCGTTTCCCGCATCGTGGTCGACTCCCGGCACGAGCACGACAAGATCGTCCAGTTCATCTCCACGTTCATGCCCAAAATGAAGTACTCCATGGAGCTCTACGACGACGAGGAGCCCATCTTCGACCACTTCGGGCTGGAGGTGGAGATCAGCCGGGCACTGGGGCGCAAGGTGTGGCTCAAGAGCGGCGGGTACATCATCATCGAGCAGACCGAGGCCCTCACCGCCATTGATGTCAACACCGGCCGGTTCGTGGGCAAGCACAACCTGGAGGACACCATCCTCAAGACCAACCTGGAGGCGGTGAAGGAGATCGCCTACCAGCTCAGGCTGCGCAATATCGGCGGGATCATCATCATCGACTTCATTGACATGGAGAAAGAGGTCAACCGCGAGAAGGTCTTCACGGCGCTTGAGGAGGCCATGAAGACCGACAAGTCCAAGACCAACATCCTGAAGATCTCGGATCTGGGCCTGGTGGAGATGACCCGCAAGCGGGTGCGGGAGTCCATCGGCCGGATGATGTGCGAGCCCTGCCCCTACTGCGAGGGGAGAGGGTATGTGAAGTCCAAGACCACGATCTGCCACGAGATATTCCGCGAGTTGCGCCGGGAGATGCTCGATATTCGCGGCAGCAAGGCAATGCTCACCGTGCATCCCCAGGTGGCCGATCTCCTCTACGACGAGGAGCGGCGGGGGTTGGAGGAGCTGGAGAAGAAGTTCAAAAAGCGGATTACAGTCCGGGCCAAGCCCGGTTTTCATCAGGAGCAGTTCGAGATCGCCATCAGCTGA
- a CDS encoding B12-binding protein, with translation MSDNRLLAVEKPARYMGGEVGTRCAATPELRFVLAFPDVYEVGMSHLGLQILYGVLNGLDGVAAERAYAPWPDREAQLRAEGGSLATLESGTSLDRADIVGFTLQYELSYTNILNMLDLAGIPLLASERDERHPLIIGGGPCACNPEPLADFFDAFLLGDGEEAVIEIAEAFRAWKRTGGARAALLERLAGIAGVYVPSFFAVGYGDGGRIAAVEPLRPGYGSVKRRFLADLESAAYPTAPVVPFLKTIHDRVSVEIGRGCTRGCRFCQAGYLYRPVRERSPEKILSLVEETLRTTGYDEISLLSLSTGDYGCLTPLLTELMARYASERIAVSLPSMRVGSLNDELVEAIRTVRKTGFTLAPEAGSERLRQVINKGISEEDLLRNAFEAYSHGWRLIKLYFMIGLPGETEEDLHGIVELARKVKMEGRRTGNGGEVNVSVSTFVPKAHTPFQWEPQITVGEILEKQGLLRRELRARKLVFKWHDAPLSFMEGVFARGDRRLGAVLRRAWELGCRFDGWGDRFDEAAWLTAFEETGIDPEFYHRRRDPDEVLPWDHLDFGVTRAFLLRELELSRQGAATEDCRTGRCTGCGVCDFDRVRMRTTDGGWQGTTTRREKDEAEDVEGKVTLRLRYTKTGAMRFLSHLEMIGLFTRAVRRSRIPIRFSRGFHPHPKFSFATALSVGVESWAEYLDMELSPDADPTDIGTRLNGALPEGVRIIEASVIPPGSPSLSVIMDKVRYRVTLPPGAVAGLPELAAAFLARESAPMRREKKGRVQEYDLRRELAELTVEGDTLEMVTGRGKPLEFVSAITGLAPEALAEARIEKLQVLFKES, from the coding sequence GTGTCCGACAACAGGTTACTTGCCGTCGAGAAGCCGGCACGCTACATGGGGGGAGAGGTGGGCACACGCTGTGCCGCAACGCCGGAACTCCGCTTCGTTCTTGCCTTTCCCGACGTTTACGAGGTCGGCATGAGCCACCTGGGGCTTCAGATCCTCTATGGCGTGCTCAATGGCCTCGACGGTGTTGCCGCCGAGCGGGCCTATGCCCCCTGGCCAGACCGGGAGGCCCAACTGCGGGCAGAAGGGGGTTCGCTGGCCACCCTGGAGAGCGGCACCTCCCTGGATCGTGCCGATATCGTCGGGTTCACTCTTCAGTACGAGCTCTCGTACACCAATATCCTCAACATGCTTGACCTGGCCGGCATCCCCCTGCTTGCGTCAGAGCGGGACGAGCGCCATCCGCTCATTATCGGCGGCGGACCGTGCGCCTGCAACCCGGAGCCGCTGGCGGACTTTTTCGACGCCTTTCTCCTGGGTGACGGAGAAGAGGCGGTCATCGAAATAGCGGAGGCATTCCGGGCATGGAAGCGTACCGGCGGAGCACGGGCAGCGCTGCTGGAGCGGTTGGCGGGCATCGCCGGCGTGTATGTCCCCTCCTTTTTCGCCGTGGGGTATGGGGACGGCGGCAGGATCGCCGCCGTGGAACCGCTGCGCCCCGGCTATGGCTCCGTGAAGCGCCGCTTTCTGGCTGACCTGGAGTCGGCCGCCTATCCCACTGCCCCGGTGGTCCCCTTTCTGAAGACGATTCACGATCGAGTGAGCGTCGAGATCGGCCGGGGATGCACCCGCGGGTGCCGGTTCTGTCAGGCCGGCTACCTGTACCGGCCGGTGAGGGAACGTTCCCCGGAGAAGATTCTGTCGCTGGTGGAGGAGACCCTTCGTACCACCGGTTACGACGAGATATCGCTGTTGTCCCTCTCCACCGGCGACTACGGCTGCCTCACGCCGCTGCTGACCGAGCTCATGGCCCGCTACGCCTCGGAGCGGATCGCCGTGTCGCTCCCGTCGATGCGGGTGGGAAGCCTCAACGATGAGCTGGTGGAGGCCATCCGCACCGTTCGCAAGACCGGTTTCACCCTGGCGCCCGAAGCGGGGAGCGAGCGGCTGCGCCAGGTCATCAACAAGGGAATCTCCGAGGAGGATCTGCTGCGCAATGCCTTTGAGGCCTACTCCCACGGGTGGCGCCTGATCAAGCTCTACTTCATGATCGGCCTGCCGGGCGAGACGGAGGAAGATCTGCACGGCATCGTGGAACTGGCCCGCAAGGTGAAGATGGAGGGGCGGCGGACCGGCAACGGGGGCGAGGTGAACGTGTCGGTCTCAACCTTCGTTCCCAAGGCACACACCCCCTTTCAGTGGGAGCCCCAGATCACGGTCGGCGAGATCCTGGAAAAGCAGGGCCTTCTGCGCCGTGAGCTCAGGGCGCGCAAGCTGGTCTTCAAGTGGCACGATGCGCCTCTTTCCTTCATGGAAGGGGTCTTCGCCCGGGGCGACCGGCGGCTCGGGGCCGTGCTCCGCAGGGCGTGGGAGCTGGGCTGCCGCTTCGACGGCTGGGGCGACCGGTTCGACGAGGCCGCGTGGCTGACTGCCTTCGAGGAAACCGGTATCGATCCGGAGTTCTATCATCGCCGCCGGGACCCGGATGAGGTTCTGCCCTGGGATCACCTGGATTTCGGCGTTACCAGGGCGTTTCTTCTCCGCGAATTGGAGCTGTCGCGGCAGGGGGCGGCCACGGAGGACTGCCGTACCGGCCGCTGCACCGGCTGTGGTGTCTGTGATTTCGACCGGGTGCGGATGCGCACCACCGATGGCGGCTGGCAGGGCACGACCACCCGGCGGGAGAAGGATGAGGCGGAAGATGTCGAAGGGAAGGTGACGCTGCGGCTCCGTTACACCAAGACCGGGGCCATGCGGTTTCTGAGTCACCTGGAGATGATCGGTCTCTTTACCCGGGCGGTGAGACGGTCGCGAATCCCGATCCGCTTCTCCCGCGGGTTCCATCCCCACCCCAAATTCTCGTTTGCCACTGCCCTTTCGGTCGGTGTAGAATCGTGGGCCGAATATCTCGACATGGAGCTTTCCCCCGACGCCGACCCGACGGACATCGGCACGCGCCTCAACGGGGCCCTCCCCGAGGGGGTACGGATCATCGAGGCATCCGTGATCCCTCCGGGCAGTCCTTCCCTCTCTGTTATAATGGACAAGGTGCGCTACCGGGTTACGCTTCCTCCGGGGGCGGTCGCCGGGCTGCCTGAACTGGCTGCGGCGTTCCTGGCCCGGGAGAGTGCGCCGATGCGCCGCGAAAAGAAGGGGCGGGTCCAGGAGTACGACCTGCGCCGGGAACTGGCCGAACTCACCGTGGAGGGGGACACCCTGGAGATGGTGACTGGGCGGGGCAAGCCGCTGGAGTTCGTTTCGGCCATCACCGGGCTTGCGCCGGAGGCCCTGGCTGAGGCCAGGATCGAGAAGCTCCAGGTGCTTTTCAAGGAATCGTGA
- the proA gene encoding gamma-glutamyl-phosphate reductase (Catalyzes the phosphorylation of L-glutamate during the proline biosynthesis pathway), translated as MSIAEKIRNIAADARQAAIAMAKLSAPAKNGLLLAMAGSLVRNTVQLMEENRKDLEAGEAKGLSAAMLDRLMLNEARIKAMADGLREVAALPDPVGEVTRMWTRPNGLRVGKMRIPLGVIGIIYEARPNVTADAAALCLKSGNSVILRGGSEAIHSNLAIARILGEELNRAGIPGAALSVVPFPEREGVLEMLKQEEFIDLIIPRGGESLIRFVVENSRIPVIKHYKGVCHVFVDADADFDMAEKIIVNGKVQRPGVCNALETLLVHKDIAETFIPRIAESLTELKVELRGDDCVRQFAPQAQKATEDDWHAEYLELILAVRVVDDLDEAVAHINRYGSLHTEAIVTCDYHNAQRFIREVNSSTVLVNASTRFADGNQLGLGAEIGISTTKLHSFGPMGLEDLTTTKFIVYGDGQVRQ; from the coding sequence ATGTCGATCGCCGAAAAGATACGGAACATCGCCGCCGACGCCCGCCAGGCCGCAATCGCCATGGCGAAGCTTTCCGCCCCCGCCAAGAACGGGCTCCTCCTGGCCATGGCCGGGTCCCTGGTCAGGAACACCGTCCAGCTCATGGAGGAAAACCGGAAGGACCTGGAAGCGGGCGAGGCCAAGGGGCTCTCGGCCGCCATGCTCGACCGGCTCATGCTCAACGAGGCCCGGATCAAGGCCATGGCCGACGGCCTGCGCGAAGTGGCGGCCCTCCCCGACCCGGTGGGGGAGGTGACGCGGATGTGGACCCGCCCCAATGGCCTCCGCGTGGGCAAGATGCGGATTCCCCTGGGGGTCATCGGGATCATCTACGAGGCGCGCCCCAACGTCACCGCCGATGCCGCGGCCCTCTGCCTCAAGAGCGGCAACAGCGTCATCCTGCGGGGCGGCTCCGAGGCGATCCACTCCAACCTGGCCATCGCCCGCATTCTCGGGGAAGAGCTGAACCGGGCGGGCATCCCCGGCGCGGCCCTGTCGGTCGTTCCCTTCCCCGAGCGGGAAGGGGTCCTGGAAATGCTCAAGCAGGAGGAGTTCATCGACCTGATCATTCCGCGGGGAGGCGAAAGCCTGATCCGCTTCGTGGTCGAGAATTCGCGCATCCCGGTCATCAAGCACTACAAGGGTGTCTGCCACGTCTTCGTGGATGCGGATGCCGATTTCGACATGGCGGAAAAGATCATCGTCAACGGCAAGGTCCAGCGGCCCGGGGTCTGCAATGCCCTGGAAACGCTCCTGGTGCACAAGGACATCGCGGAGACCTTTATTCCCCGCATTGCCGAATCCCTCACCGAGCTGAAGGTGGAACTGCGTGGCGACGACTGCGTGCGTCAGTTCGCACCCCAGGCCCAAAAGGCCACCGAGGACGACTGGCATGCCGAGTACCTGGAGCTGATCCTGGCGGTCCGGGTGGTGGACGACCTGGACGAGGCCGTGGCCCACATCAACCGTTACGGCTCGCTCCACACCGAGGCCATTGTCACCTGCGACTATCACAATGCCCAGCGCTTCATCCGGGAGGTGAACTCCAGCACGGTGCTGGTCAATGCCTCCACCCGCTTTGCCGACGGCAACCAGTTGGGGCTCGGCGCCGAGATCGGTATCTCCACCACCAAGCTCCATTCCTTCGGCCCCATGGGGCTGGAGGATCTGACAACGACCAAGTTCATCGTCTACGGCGACGGACAGGTAAGGCAGTGA